In a single window of the Candidatus Omnitrophota bacterium genome:
- a CDS encoding response regulator produces the protein MIKQKILIVDDDKDSNDIVRDCLEAAGYGTMSAFGAEEAIDKAGSFRFDLVVLDINLPDGSGEMVYAALQAMTATKSLPVIIISGESPARVRRMQSVKDIPAVDIFVKPLDIPLFLERVNSYLAEKKSRAGRSVLIVDDDTSMNEIIKQNLEVAGYGTISAFGGYEAVSLAKEKIPDLILLDLNLPAGSGALAYTVLKSFKEISHIPIIIVSGEDPAVIQRMRIGKALNLDDIFIKPLDFGRLFIRIAQRLAENETGTGDEF, from the coding sequence GATAAGGATTCCAATGATATCGTCAGGGACTGCCTGGAGGCAGCCGGCTACGGCACAATGTCAGCTTTCGGCGCTGAAGAGGCGATAGACAAAGCGGGGTCTTTCAGATTCGATCTTGTGGTCCTCGATATCAATCTCCCAGACGGCAGCGGCGAGATGGTTTATGCAGCTCTTCAGGCAATGACGGCGACGAAGAGCCTGCCGGTAATCATCATATCGGGAGAATCCCCGGCCAGGGTGCGGAGGATGCAGAGCGTTAAGGATATTCCGGCCGTGGACATATTTGTCAAACCGCTGGACATTCCATTATTCCTGGAACGCGTGAACTCATATCTCGCGGAGAAAAAAAGCCGCGCGGGCAGGAGTGTCCTCATCGTTGATGACGACACTTCCATGAACGAGATAATAAAACAGAACCTTGAGGTCGCCGGCTATGGCACGATTTCGGCTTTCGGGGGTTATGAGGCTGTCTCTCTGGCGAAAGAGAAGATCCCCGATCTGATTTTACTGGACCTTAATCTTCCCGCCGGAAGCGGGGCTCTGGCCTACACCGTGCTCAAGAGCTTTAAAGAGATCAGCCATATTCCTATTATAATCGTTTCAGGAGAGGACCCCGCTGTGATACAGAGGATGCGTATAGGTAAAGCGCTGAACCTTGATGACATTTTTATAAAACCGCTGGACTTCGGGCGGCTTTTCATAAGAATAGCCCAACGCCTTGCTGAAAATGAAACCGGAACCGGCGATGAATTTTAA